In Cherax quadricarinatus isolate ZL_2023a chromosome 61, ASM3850222v1, whole genome shotgun sequence, a single window of DNA contains:
- the LOC128699378 gene encoding adhesive plaque matrix protein-like → MEHEGEKSVREEHHYLHVYKVNTSPVDQQFTRPQPHKSFSNMFKVVMMILVVGTSMALPSDPYNQPSYKPAPMPYNFAYGVKDEYSGTDYGHNENSDGNAVKGSYNVVLPDGRIQTVSYVADHQNGYQAQVSYQGEAQYPHEYGPPVTFKPQYQNSYQPQPSYQPQPSYQPQPSYQPQPSYQPQPSYQPQPSYQPQPSYQ, encoded by the exons ATGGAGCATGAAGGAGAGAAAAGCGTGAGGGAGGAGCATCATTACCTTCACGTATATAAGGTGAACACATCACCTGTTGATCAACAGTTCACACGGCCTCAACCACACAAAAGCTTCTCCAACATGTTTAAG GTAGTGATgatgatactggtagtgggtACGTCAATGGCTCTCCCATCAGACCCCTACAACCAACCCAGCTACAAACCA GCGCCTATGCCATACAACTTCGCCTACGGTGTTAAGGACGAATATTCTGGCACTGACTATGGCCACAACGAGAATTCCGACGGTAATGCTGTCAAGGGCTCCTACAATGTCGTGCTCCCTGATGGCCGCATCCAAACA GTGAGCTATGTAGCTGATCACCAAAACGGGTACCAGGCTCAGGTGAGCTACCAGGGAGAGGCCCAGTACCCCCACGAGTACGGTCCCCCGGTCACCTTCAAGCCCCAGTACCAGAACTCATACCAACCTCAGCCCTCATACCAGCCCCAGCCCTCATACCAGCCCCAGCCCTCATACCAGCCCCAGCCCTCATACCAGCCCCAGCCCTCATACCAGCCTCAGCCTTCATACCAGCCCCAGCCCTCGTATCAATAA